Proteins encoded together in one Struthio camelus isolate bStrCam1 chromosome 19, bStrCam1.hap1, whole genome shotgun sequence window:
- the ENPP7 gene encoding ectonucleotide pyrophosphatase/phosphodiesterase family member 7 isoform X1, translated as MFPSLGLIFAALSLARCAPVQQASNHSKLLLVSFDGFRWNYDQDVDTPNLDTMAAEGVKAQYVTPAFVTVTSPCHFTLLTGKYIENHGVIHNMWFNTSTGQKLPYYNTQGVVSWWDNGSLPIWITAQRQGLKTGSVYFPGGKATYQGEEVNMKMVEPLLFNYSNENNWRQNIDTVMEWFTVNNLDFIALYFGEPDSTGHKYGPESTERKNMVSQVDRTVGYLRKRIAESGLESNLNLIITSDHGMDTVIKTNEIHIQKVENFTFNDIQFELLDYGPNGLLVPKEGKLEHVYTVLKNAHPKLHVYKKEEFPKRFHYANNSRITPLLMYSDPGYVIHGRFKVQFNKGEHGFDNEDMNMKTIFRAVGPAFKQGLVVEPFESVNVYALLCELLGITPEPHDGSLEIMKPMLYSSAAILPAKKLPVMLGIAVILGYWGGIY; from the exons ATGTTCCCTTCTCTGGGGCTCATCTTTGCTGCCCTCTCTTTAGCAAGATGCGCCCCTGTGCAGCAAGCATCTAACCACAGCAAACTCCTCCTGGTGTCCTTTGATGGCTTTCGGTGGAACTACGACCAGGATGTGGATACCCCCAACCTCGACACCATGGCTGCAGAAGGAGTGAAAGCACAGTACGTGACTCCTGCCTTTGTTACCGTTACCAGCCCATGCCACTTCACGCTGCTGACCG GGAAATACATTGAGAATCACGGGGTGATCCACAATATGTGGTTCAACACCAGCACGGGTCAGAAGCTGCCCTATTACAACACGCAAGGAGTGGTGAGCTGGTGGGACAACGGCAGCCTGCCCATCTGGATCACAGCTCAGAGACAG GGTTTAAAGACAGGCTCCGTCTATTTCCCTGGAGGAAAAGCAACATACCAAGGAGAAGAAGTGAATATGAAGATGGTAGAGCCCCTTCTGTTCAACTACAGCAATGAAAACAATTGGAGACAGAACATTGACACTGTCATGGAATGGTTCACGGTGAACAACTTAGACTTCATTGCCCTCTACTTTGGTGAGCCAGACTCAACAGGACACAAGTATGGCCCTGAatccacagagagaaaaaatatggTCAGCCAGGTGGACAGAACTGTTGGTTACTTACGGAAACGTATTGCGGAAAGTGGTCTAGAATCAAACCTCAACCTAATCATCACATCTGACCATGGCATGGACACTGTCATAAAGACCAATGAAATTCACATCCAGAAGGTAGAAAACTTCACCTTCAATGACATTCAGTTTGAACTCCTAGATTATGGACCAAATGGACTACTGGtgccaaaagaaggaaaattagaGCATGTGTATACAGTCCTGAAAAATGCCCACCCAAAGTTGCATGTGTACAAGAAAGAAGAGTTTCCAAAGAGATTTCACTATGCCAATAATTCCCGTATTACCCCGCTTTTGATGTACAGTGATCCAGGATATGTGATCCATGGG agATTCAAAGTCCAGTTCAATAAGGGGGAACACGGCTTTGACAATGAGGACATGAACATGAAAACCATCTTCCGTGCTGTGGGACCAGCCTTCAAGCAAGGCCTAGTGGTAGAGCCTTTTGAAAGCGTGAATGTCTATGCTCTCCTCTGCGAGCTGCTGGGCATCACCCCAGAACCTCATGATGGGTCCCTGGAGATCATGAAGCCCATGCTGT ATTCAAGTGCCGCTATCCTTCCTGCCAAGAAGCTGCCAGTGATGCTCGGAATTGCTGTCATTCTAGGATACTGGGGAGGAATATACTAA
- the ENPP7 gene encoding ectonucleotide pyrophosphatase/phosphodiesterase family member 7 isoform X2, with protein MFPSLGLIFAALSLARCAPVQQASNHSKLLLVSFDGFRWNYDQDVDTPNLDTMAAEGVKAQYVTPAFVTVTSPCHFTLLTGKYIENHGVIHNMWFNTSTGQKLPYYNTQGVVSWWDNGSLPIWITAQRQGLKTGSVYFPGGKATYQGEEVNMKMVEPLLFNYSNENNWRQNIDTVMEWFTVNNLDFIALYFGEPDSTGHKYGPESTERKNMVSQVDRTVGYLRKRIAESGLESNLNLIITSDHGMDTVIKTNEIHIQKRFKVQFNKGEHGFDNEDMNMKTIFRAVGPAFKQGLVVEPFESVNVYALLCELLGITPEPHDGSLEIMKPMLYSSAAILPAKKLPVMLGIAVILGYWGGIY; from the exons ATGTTCCCTTCTCTGGGGCTCATCTTTGCTGCCCTCTCTTTAGCAAGATGCGCCCCTGTGCAGCAAGCATCTAACCACAGCAAACTCCTCCTGGTGTCCTTTGATGGCTTTCGGTGGAACTACGACCAGGATGTGGATACCCCCAACCTCGACACCATGGCTGCAGAAGGAGTGAAAGCACAGTACGTGACTCCTGCCTTTGTTACCGTTACCAGCCCATGCCACTTCACGCTGCTGACCG GGAAATACATTGAGAATCACGGGGTGATCCACAATATGTGGTTCAACACCAGCACGGGTCAGAAGCTGCCCTATTACAACACGCAAGGAGTGGTGAGCTGGTGGGACAACGGCAGCCTGCCCATCTGGATCACAGCTCAGAGACAG GGTTTAAAGACAGGCTCCGTCTATTTCCCTGGAGGAAAAGCAACATACCAAGGAGAAGAAGTGAATATGAAGATGGTAGAGCCCCTTCTGTTCAACTACAGCAATGAAAACAATTGGAGACAGAACATTGACACTGTCATGGAATGGTTCACGGTGAACAACTTAGACTTCATTGCCCTCTACTTTGGTGAGCCAGACTCAACAGGACACAAGTATGGCCCTGAatccacagagagaaaaaatatggTCAGCCAGGTGGACAGAACTGTTGGTTACTTACGGAAACGTATTGCGGAAAGTGGTCTAGAATCAAACCTCAACCTAATCATCACATCTGACCATGGCATGGACACTGTCATAAAGACCAATGAAATTCACATCCAGAAG agATTCAAAGTCCAGTTCAATAAGGGGGAACACGGCTTTGACAATGAGGACATGAACATGAAAACCATCTTCCGTGCTGTGGGACCAGCCTTCAAGCAAGGCCTAGTGGTAGAGCCTTTTGAAAGCGTGAATGTCTATGCTCTCCTCTGCGAGCTGCTGGGCATCACCCCAGAACCTCATGATGGGTCCCTGGAGATCATGAAGCCCATGCTGT ATTCAAGTGCCGCTATCCTTCCTGCCAAGAAGCTGCCAGTGATGCTCGGAATTGCTGTCATTCTAGGATACTGGGGAGGAATATACTAA